A single window of Methanoregula sp. DNA harbors:
- a CDS encoding bifunctional hexulose-6-phosphate synthase/ribonuclease regulator → MKKPILQVALDLTELNRALQIAQESVRGGADWIEAGTPLIKSEGMNAVRTLKNQFPDYTIVADMKIADTGSLEVEMAAKAGAGVVCILADADDSVIAEAVRAARLYGVRLMADLINSHDPAQRARQVEAMGIDLVTVHVGIDQQMTGRSSLDLLSDITGKVTIPVAVAGGLDSVTAAQAVQNGASIVIVGSAISRSADVTGSTFSIRASIDNPSIQKRETGSLAERIRELFQKVSSSNISDAMHRKGAMEGIISICGNVKIAGQAVTVQTFSGDWAKPVEAIDVAAPGNIIVINNDSATHIAPWGELATLSCIKKGIAGVVIDGAVRDVDDIRKTGFPVFAKAIVPNAGEPKGFGEINAEIRCAGQFVNPGDWIIGDESGVVVVPQERAFEIARRALEVRKNEERIREEIQRGSTLSQVADLIKWEKK, encoded by the coding sequence ATGAAAAAGCCAATCCTGCAGGTAGCCCTTGATCTCACGGAACTGAACCGGGCACTCCAGATTGCGCAGGAATCAGTGCGGGGCGGGGCTGACTGGATCGAGGCAGGAACACCATTGATTAAAAGCGAGGGAATGAATGCTGTACGGACATTAAAAAACCAATTCCCCGATTATACGATTGTTGCCGATATGAAGATTGCCGATACCGGGAGCCTTGAAGTTGAAATGGCAGCAAAGGCCGGCGCCGGAGTGGTCTGTATTCTAGCCGATGCAGATGATTCGGTGATTGCCGAAGCGGTACGGGCGGCACGTCTTTATGGTGTCAGGCTGATGGCAGACCTCATCAACTCGCATGATCCAGCGCAACGGGCTAGGCAGGTTGAGGCAATGGGCATTGATCTCGTCACGGTGCATGTTGGCATCGATCAACAGATGACAGGAAGGAGTTCCCTTGACCTGTTATCCGACATCACCGGCAAAGTCACGATCCCCGTTGCCGTGGCCGGGGGACTTGATTCAGTTACTGCAGCGCAGGCTGTACAAAACGGGGCATCGATCGTAATTGTAGGGAGTGCGATCTCACGGTCTGCGGATGTGACGGGATCCACTTTTTCGATCCGGGCTTCTATCGACAATCCATCTATCCAGAAAAGGGAAACGGGTTCCCTGGCGGAACGGATCCGGGAACTTTTCCAGAAAGTGTCCTCATCAAATATTAGCGATGCGATGCACCGCAAAGGTGCGATGGAGGGAATTATCTCCATCTGCGGCAATGTGAAGATAGCAGGTCAGGCAGTTACTGTCCAGACATTCTCCGGTGACTGGGCAAAACCTGTCGAAGCCATTGATGTCGCAGCACCGGGAAATATCATCGTAATAAACAACGACAGTGCAACCCACATTGCTCCATGGGGTGAACTGGCTACCCTGAGTTGTATCAAAAAAGGGATCGCAGGAGTTGTCATCGATGGTGCCGTGCGGGATGTGGACGATATCAGGAAAACAGGGTTCCCGGTTTTTGCAAAGGCAATCGTTCCCAATGCCGGTGAACCAAAAGGATTCGGCGAGATAAATGCCGAGATCCGGTGCGCTGGGCAATTCGTCAACCCCGGGGACTGGATTATCGGTGACGAGAGCGGGGTAGTCGTGGTGCCTCAGGAACGCGCTTTTGAAATTGCCCGGCGGGCGCTTGAGGTAAGGAAAAATGAAGAAAGGATAAGGGAGGAGATACAGCGCGGGAGTACGCTCTCGCAGGTTGCAGATTTAATAAAATGGGAAAAGAAATGA
- a CDS encoding TraB/GumN family protein, whose product MAEIRIVGTAHVSQKSVEDVKAAIAEFRPDVVAVELDPARYQALKKSMVQPSVSEVIEAGNFNQLLVQWILSYLQRRIGMDVGVEPGAEMKAAINEAEQRQLKIGLIDRDIRITLMRFWRSMSLWEKLKMFYALSASVVGVQGEEIDIESLKQDDVITMALEEFRKFSPHGARALIDERDAYLAHQLLALDAHNGRVLAVIGAGHVKGVRNYLNEPSALPLLSELTADIKSPRWGLIFGVAVTVLFAVLLIAIAFSGVGLGVLVTALIYWVLIHGVLTAVFTLVAGGHPLSALTGFGVSWLTALHPLVAAGWFSAIVEAKIRKPAPGDFKKIFEAETFTDMWGIPLFRVVLVAALANLGSTLGTILYFIVIFPTLGIDPGILITQGFGNMLQWIAGGHLLNK is encoded by the coding sequence ATGGCTGAGATCAGGATTGTCGGGACAGCGCATGTCTCCCAGAAGAGTGTTGAAGATGTAAAGGCGGCCATTGCTGAGTTCCGGCCGGATGTGGTTGCGGTGGAACTGGACCCCGCACGGTACCAGGCCCTCAAGAAGAGCATGGTCCAACCCTCGGTCTCTGAAGTAATTGAAGCAGGAAATTTCAACCAGCTCCTCGTCCAGTGGATTCTGTCATATCTCCAGCGCAGGATTGGTATGGACGTTGGGGTGGAGCCAGGAGCCGAGATGAAGGCTGCTATCAATGAGGCCGAACAGCGACAGCTGAAAATCGGCCTTATCGACCGAGACATACGGATCACCCTGATGCGGTTCTGGCGCTCGATGTCACTGTGGGAGAAGCTCAAAATGTTTTATGCCCTTTCCGCTTCTGTCGTGGGGGTGCAAGGCGAAGAGATTGATATCGAGTCCTTAAAACAGGATGACGTTATCACGATGGCGCTTGAGGAGTTCCGGAAATTCTCTCCCCATGGAGCTCGGGCGCTGATCGATGAACGGGATGCATACCTTGCCCACCAGCTGCTGGCACTCGATGCACACAACGGGCGTGTGCTTGCAGTGATCGGCGCAGGCCATGTTAAAGGGGTCCGTAACTACCTGAACGAACCCTCGGCTCTCCCTCTGCTATCAGAACTTACAGCAGATATTAAATCGCCACGGTGGGGCCTGATCTTCGGTGTTGCCGTGACGGTCCTGTTTGCAGTACTCCTTATTGCAATTGCATTCTCCGGGGTCGGATTGGGTGTGCTTGTCACCGCTCTCATCTACTGGGTACTCATCCATGGGGTGCTGACCGCAGTCTTCACCCTTGTTGCCGGCGGCCATCCGCTTTCAGCACTCACCGGCTTTGGCGTATCTTGGCTGACTGCATTACATCCACTGGTTGCAGCGGGCTGGTTCTCCGCGATCGTAGAAGCAAAGATCAGGAAACCGGCACCCGGTGATTTCAAAAAGATCTTTGAGGCGGAGACATTCACTGATATGTGGGGTATCCCACTTTTCCGGGTTGTGCTCGTAGCAGCGCTTGCCAATCTCGGGAGTACGCTTGGTACTATTCTCTATTTCATCGTCATTTTTCCAACCCTTGGTATTGATCCGGGAATATTGATTACGCAGGGATTTGGGAATATGTTGCAATGGATAGCAGGGGGTCATCTATTGAACAAATAA
- a CDS encoding nitroreductase family protein: MNVVTMVIKSRHSVREFKPDSVDQTIIRDAIECARQAPTAMNLQPWLFGVLQDKGMLRKIADLTDHGKFITKAAVCFAVFGEKNVKYYLEDCCAATENLIIALQAYGISSCWVAGDKKPYAEDVRKLLNVPDTYTLVSLVPAGLPAEISVAKKKDLKLVHFKESFKKDAS; encoded by the coding sequence ATGAACGTTGTAACCATGGTTATCAAATCCCGGCACAGCGTCCGGGAGTTCAAGCCCGATTCTGTTGATCAAACTATTATAAGGGACGCAATTGAATGCGCCCGACAAGCCCCGACAGCTATGAACCTCCAGCCATGGTTATTCGGGGTATTGCAGGACAAGGGCATGCTCCGCAAGATCGCTGATCTCACAGACCACGGAAAATTTATTACTAAGGCAGCTGTTTGCTTTGCTGTTTTTGGTGAGAAGAACGTAAAATATTACTTAGAAGACTGCTGCGCAGCAACAGAGAACCTGATTATCGCGTTGCAGGCGTATGGCATCAGTTCCTGCTGGGTTGCAGGTGATAAAAAACCATATGCAGAAGATGTTAGGAAACTGCTCAATGTGCCTGATACTTATACCCTGGTATCACTGGTTCCTGCGGGATTGCCGGCAGAGATATCCGTGGCAAAGAAGAAGGATCTGAAACTGGTGCACTTCAAAGAATCGTTCAAAAAAGATGCATCATAA
- a CDS encoding GMP synthase subunit A: MHPIYVINNFGQFNHLIHRSLKDLDISVSMVPNNTPPADIADGCRGIILGGGPAIERAGLCAQYLNLGLPVLGICLGLHIIASAFGGNVSQGSSGGYGPVDVEICEHNDILKGYPEKIRVWASHADEVTSCPADFSILARSSICRCEAIAFQEKHIYGLQWHPEVSHTTDGRRIFKNFDAITQENGV; this comes from the coding sequence ATGCACCCCATCTATGTGATCAATAATTTCGGGCAGTTTAATCACCTTATCCACAGGTCTTTAAAGGATCTGGATATTTCGGTCTCGATGGTGCCCAATAACACACCTCCGGCAGATATTGCAGATGGCTGCCGGGGGATTATTCTTGGAGGAGGGCCGGCAATTGAGCGTGCAGGCCTCTGTGCACAATACCTCAACCTTGGTCTTCCCGTGCTCGGGATTTGTCTTGGTTTGCATATTATTGCATCGGCATTTGGTGGAAACGTCAGTCAGGGCTCTTCGGGAGGATATGGTCCGGTTGATGTGGAGATATGTGAGCATAATGATATTCTCAAAGGTTATCCGGAAAAAATCAGGGTCTGGGCATCCCATGCTGATGAAGTGACCTCATGCCCCGCGGATTTTTCCATTCTTGCACGGTCCTCAATCTGCAGGTGCGAGGCAATTGCATTTCAAGAAAAACATATATACGGGCTCCAGTGGCATCCTGAAGTCAGCCATACCACAGATGGCAGAAGAATTTTTAAAAACTTCGATGCAATAACACAGGAGAACGGGGTATAG
- a CDS encoding phenylacetate--CoA ligase, with product MRCWDPRIEEMPVADLKKMQYRLLKTLVYRLYSFSPFYHERMKAHKVHPDDIKELSDVKKLPFMFKKDLRDNYPNKFFTASQEELVRYHVSSGTTGKPTVVGYTENDLNAWTTSLARALTSAGLGRGDVIQISYGYGLFTGGLGLHYGAERIGATVLPTSVGNTERQIELMQDLGSTAIACTPSYLLHMGEVAEKMGVSIKKDTKLRTGILGAEPWTEKMRERMEEWLGIKAYDIYGTSELSGPMFTECTEQNGFHIWSDIAYTEVVDPNTGEPVPQGERGELTVTILQKEALPMIRYRIGDITVMDEDLCPCGRTHPRVHRIQGRVDDMLIIRGINVFPSQVEYALMGIPEVGQHFQIVVDRKGALDDMLVRVELNKESFSDKITDLMHISEKVEHKLRNALNVNANVELVEPGSLPRFEGKSKKVVDRRSL from the coding sequence ATGAGATGCTGGGATCCGCGGATTGAGGAGATGCCGGTTGCAGACCTGAAAAAGATGCAGTACCGTTTGTTAAAAACGCTCGTGTACCGGCTGTACAGCTTCTCCCCGTTCTATCATGAACGAATGAAAGCACACAAGGTGCACCCGGACGACATAAAAGAACTGTCTGATGTAAAGAAGCTTCCATTCATGTTCAAGAAAGACCTGCGGGACAATTACCCGAACAAGTTCTTCACCGCATCTCAGGAAGAACTGGTCAGGTATCATGTCTCATCAGGGACAACCGGTAAGCCAACCGTCGTAGGCTATACAGAGAATGACCTGAACGCATGGACGACTTCGCTCGCCCGCGCACTCACTTCAGCGGGTCTTGGCCGTGGCGATGTAATTCAGATCAGCTACGGGTATGGGCTCTTCACCGGTGGCCTCGGGCTTCACTACGGGGCTGAACGGATTGGGGCAACGGTGCTTCCGACAAGCGTTGGCAATACCGAGCGGCAGATCGAACTGATGCAGGACTTGGGTTCGACCGCGATCGCATGCACTCCCTCCTACCTCCTTCACATGGGAGAAGTTGCTGAAAAGATGGGGGTGTCGATCAAGAAGGATACAAAACTTCGGACCGGAATTCTGGGGGCGGAACCATGGACTGAGAAGATGCGGGAACGGATGGAGGAGTGGCTTGGGATCAAGGCTTACGACATCTACGGGACGAGTGAACTTTCAGGCCCGATGTTCACGGAATGTACCGAGCAGAACGGGTTCCATATCTGGAGCGACATTGCATACACCGAGGTGGTTGACCCGAATACCGGGGAACCGGTCCCACAGGGCGAGCGGGGAGAACTGACTGTTACAATCCTGCAGAAAGAGGCGCTGCCCATGATCCGATACAGGATAGGGGACATCACGGTCATGGATGAAGATCTCTGTCCCTGTGGCAGAACACACCCCCGGGTCCACCGTATTCAGGGCCGTGTCGACGACATGCTGATCATCAGGGGCATCAATGTGTTCCCGTCGCAGGTCGAGTATGCCCTCATGGGGATTCCTGAGGTCGGGCAGCACTTCCAGATCGTGGTCGACCGCAAAGGAGCGCTCGACGATATGCTCGTGCGGGTCGAACTCAACAAAGAATCATTCTCAGATAAAATTACAGACCTGATGCATATCAGTGAAAAAGTAGAACACAAACTCCGCAACGCCTTAAACGTGAATGCAAACGTGGAACTCGTTGAACCGGGTTCATTACCAAGGTTTGAGGGAAAATCAAAGAAAGTGGTTGACAGGAGGTCGTTGTAA
- a CDS encoding DUF475 domain-containing protein codes for MDILSIILVIGGLCLFETISSIDNAIINAEVLSTMGERARRWFLLWGLFLAVFMVRGVLPWLIVWVATPSLGPVGSFFATFSNDPAMIDAIEQSAPILLMGGGTFLIFLFFHWIFLEEKYYGLRGERFIESKGVWFYAIVSIFLALIVWISLERNPLLAFGAVIGSTAFFIVHGFRQNAELHEKKMLGSGLPDVSKLFYLEVIDATFSIDGVLGAFAFTLSVPLILIGNGLGAIVVRELTMKNIKTIKKYIFLKNGAMYSILFLGCIMVLDGFGFHIPPWFSPIVTFGVVGFFLLKSIWNLPVSETA; via the coding sequence ATGGATATCCTATCAATAATTCTGGTCATTGGCGGGCTCTGTCTTTTTGAAACGATCAGCAGCATCGACAACGCAATCATCAACGCAGAAGTGCTCTCAACAATGGGAGAACGGGCGAGGAGATGGTTTTTACTCTGGGGACTCTTCCTTGCCGTCTTTATGGTCCGAGGGGTTCTGCCCTGGCTTATTGTATGGGTAGCTACACCCTCGCTTGGTCCTGTGGGTTCATTTTTTGCCACATTCTCAAACGATCCTGCGATGATCGACGCGATTGAACAATCGGCACCTATTCTCCTTATGGGAGGAGGGACTTTTTTGATATTTCTCTTCTTCCATTGGATTTTTTTGGAGGAGAAGTACTATGGGTTGCGCGGAGAGCGGTTTATTGAGTCCAAAGGAGTCTGGTTCTATGCAATAGTCTCTATTTTTCTGGCGCTCATTGTATGGATATCACTTGAGAGAAATCCTCTTCTCGCATTCGGGGCGGTTATCGGGTCAACAGCATTTTTTATTGTCCACGGGTTCCGCCAGAACGCAGAACTTCATGAAAAAAAGATGTTGGGGAGTGGCCTTCCAGATGTGAGCAAGCTCTTTTATCTTGAAGTGATAGATGCGACATTCTCCATTGATGGTGTACTTGGTGCCTTTGCATTCACCCTCTCCGTTCCCCTCATCCTGATTGGCAATGGCCTAGGTGCTATTGTAGTCAGGGAACTCACGATGAAGAATATTAAAACAATAAAAAAATATATCTTCTTAAAAAACGGTGCAATGTACTCTATCCTGTTCCTTGGCTGCATCATGGTCCTCGATGGCTTCGGGTTTCACATCCCCCCGTGGTTCTCTCCTATAGTTACATTCGGGGTTGTCGGCTTCTTCCTCCTGAAATCCATCTGGAACCTGCCTGTATCTGAAACCGCATAA
- a CDS encoding LamG domain-containing protein, which produces MIILVVALGAIIFALVTGSLTPYLQKTSLVAASAGVAYVPIDTTTAMPVFDVLPRAGEQFYLSGQPNIPGGSPSVSFVIVGPDGTFAKTSGTDISGTGNLYGKSMYIYRDQRGGGYWVTDTMQTNQKIKYLLPLKGGAWTIRMVDDTANVILNEMTVSIAANGSVVANPLAPTTIWTNTTDLSLTNSSGYPIPFTNYGVTPFIGPNGLQMFNYNGTGAYILGADNPDLTFTGDMSISLWMKPTTGAVTTYATSIVGKGITGDANDNYDMFITNGKLYMEWSDKDTGQMYHIETQAPVSWGSPPSLNYVTFTVASGVPNIYFAGAQMPINYYLGDIPGAGLISGPPPPVNLKPDNNPITIGKQNYPGAEFYYAGDMSEVSFYNRALTQSEITANNSTYTT; this is translated from the coding sequence ATGATTATTCTGGTCGTTGCCCTAGGAGCTATTATTTTTGCTCTTGTAACCGGGTCCCTTACCCCCTACTTACAGAAGACCTCGCTTGTTGCTGCGTCAGCAGGTGTTGCCTATGTCCCCATCGATACGACAACAGCCATGCCGGTCTTTGATGTTCTTCCCCGAGCCGGAGAACAATTCTACCTTTCAGGACAACCAAATATTCCTGGAGGGTCCCCTTCTGTTTCATTTGTGATTGTCGGACCTGACGGGACATTTGCAAAGACTTCCGGTACCGATATATCCGGCACAGGGAATCTCTATGGTAAATCGATGTATATCTACAGGGACCAGCGGGGCGGCGGGTACTGGGTAACCGATACGATGCAGACAAATCAGAAGATAAAATACTTGCTGCCCCTTAAAGGTGGCGCCTGGACAATTAGAATGGTTGACGATACCGCAAATGTCATCCTTAATGAGATGACGGTATCTATTGCCGCGAACGGTTCGGTTGTCGCAAACCCGCTTGCACCAACGACCATCTGGACAAATACTACCGATCTGTCGCTGACTAATTCATCAGGTTATCCAATCCCTTTCACAAATTACGGAGTGACTCCATTTATAGGCCCAAATGGATTACAGATGTTTAATTACAACGGGACCGGTGCTTACATCCTGGGAGCAGACAACCCTGACCTGACATTTACAGGAGATATGAGCATTTCACTCTGGATGAAGCCAACTACAGGTGCTGTTACTACCTATGCCACTTCTATCGTCGGGAAGGGAATTACCGGCGATGCCAATGATAATTATGATATGTTCATAACGAACGGCAAACTCTACATGGAATGGTCCGATAAAGATACGGGACAGATGTACCATATAGAAACGCAAGCTCCAGTAAGCTGGGGAAGTCCCCCCTCCCTGAATTACGTGACATTTACCGTTGCTTCCGGTGTGCCGAATATTTATTTCGCAGGGGCCCAAATGCCAATCAATTATTACCTTGGGGATATTCCCGGTGCCGGTCTGATCTCCGGACCCCCGCCTCCGGTCAACTTAAAACCGGATAATAACCCAATAACGATCGGGAAGCAGAACTATCCCGGCGCCGAATTCTATTATGCCGGTGACATGAGTGAAGTATCATTCTATAACAGGGCGCTCACTCAGTCAGAGATCACGGCCAACAATAGTACTTACACGACCTGA
- a CDS encoding phenylacetate--CoA ligase, with amino-acid sequence MFWDKTTETLKGERLKALQFKRLKKTIRDSQKVEFYKKRLDDAHVRPADIRKLDDIEKIPFTKKQDLRSGYPFGFFAVPLKKVVRIHTTSGTTGKPTVVGYTHNDLEVWADLIARNMTMIGVTKDDIFQNMVNYGMFTGGLGFHYGAEKIGMTVIPSATGNTRRQIEMIRDFGVTTIHCTPSYAMHLSEVAEEMHESLDSLKTGIFGAEPWSETMRSSLEERLGVTAYDSYGLSELFGPGVAFECPERDGLHIWHDAYLVEIIDPETGEQLGEGERGELVVTPLVKEAMPLLRYRTGDVTMKMEDGCICTRGQKISRITGRSDDMLVIRGINVFPSQIEHILLKIPEVGNQFMVYVDKVNHLDEMTVDVEINRDYFSGELTDLARIQKKVVKELRDALELRTTVRIVEPGTLPRFEGKAKRVIDRRGDII; translated from the coding sequence ATGTTCTGGGACAAAACAACCGAGACTCTCAAAGGAGAGAGACTCAAAGCTCTCCAGTTTAAACGCTTAAAAAAAACCATCCGCGATTCACAAAAAGTGGAGTTTTACAAAAAAAGACTTGATGATGCACACGTCCGACCGGCTGACATCAGGAAGCTGGATGATATTGAAAAGATCCCGTTCACAAAGAAACAGGACCTGAGGAGCGGGTACCCTTTTGGGTTCTTTGCTGTGCCGCTCAAAAAAGTTGTCCGGATCCACACCACCTCCGGCACAACGGGCAAACCAACGGTTGTCGGTTATACGCACAACGACCTTGAAGTGTGGGCAGACCTGATCGCCAGAAATATGACCATGATCGGTGTTACAAAAGACGACATCTTCCAGAACATGGTCAATTACGGTATGTTCACCGGGGGTCTAGGGTTCCATTACGGCGCAGAAAAGATCGGGATGACGGTAATCCCCAGCGCAACGGGAAACACAAGGCGCCAGATTGAGATGATCAGGGACTTTGGGGTCACCACGATCCACTGCACTCCCAGCTACGCCATGCACCTTTCAGAGGTGGCCGAAGAGATGCATGAGTCGCTTGATAGCTTAAAGACCGGCATTTTTGGCGCCGAACCATGGTCAGAAACCATGCGCAGTTCTCTGGAAGAGCGCCTTGGGGTCACGGCATATGACTCATACGGGCTTTCCGAACTATTCGGGCCCGGAGTCGCGTTTGAATGCCCTGAACGCGACGGGCTCCACATTTGGCACGATGCATACCTTGTCGAGATAATTGATCCGGAGACCGGTGAACAGCTTGGAGAAGGGGAGCGTGGGGAACTTGTTGTCACGCCATTAGTGAAAGAGGCAATGCCGCTCCTGCGGTACCGCACGGGTGATGTTACCATGAAAATGGAAGACGGTTGTATCTGCACACGAGGACAAAAAATCTCACGGATCACCGGGCGGAGTGATGACATGCTGGTCATCCGCGGAATCAATGTCTTCCCATCCCAGATCGAACATATATTATTAAAAATCCCTGAAGTCGGCAATCAGTTTATGGTCTATGTGGACAAAGTGAATCATTTGGATGAGATGACCGTGGACGTTGAGATCAATCGGGACTATTTCAGCGGGGAACTTACTGACCTTGCACGAATACAGAAGAAAGTGGTTAAAGAACTGCGGGATGCACTCGAGCTAAGGACAACTGTAAGGATCGTCGAACCAGGGACACTTCCCCGTTTTGAGGGGAAAGCCAAACGAGTGATTGATCGGCGAGGTGACATCATATGA
- a CDS encoding DUF3821 domain-containing protein, with translation MAVPVTAVLNNIPAGGTVYIGEQGLDITAAVPPPNTQVGWWNPGASYLTQPPDYSINVTEPTNFYISPNEFGSRTGNWYAMPAKTLALTVKDPQIGIRIEDTTINGDITDNGWVYRGDEVRFRVDSNLADIAARTGAIEPTVTIKVQGPDGGTYSALVNKAGVLTPLDVRVTTTPFYTVTVWDTGSSSYAPGTYTIWAECNANRMKDNYNIAGKTVSSSRPLRVQEQNPLIGVKVTTTSPTTGPTTMITTKTTPKQTLVVTTKPTTMVPTTMTTPVDTFQSPVIPIPSPTRTKAAGLCDWCAVIAGIIGCALYGARRQ, from the coding sequence ATGGCAGTTCCAGTGACAGCTGTGCTTAATAATATTCCCGCGGGGGGAACGGTTTACATTGGCGAGCAGGGACTCGATATAACCGCAGCCGTCCCCCCCCCTAACACGCAGGTGGGATGGTGGAATCCCGGGGCGTCATATCTTACCCAGCCTCCTGATTATTCAATCAATGTCACAGAACCCACAAATTTTTATATATCCCCCAACGAGTTTGGCTCGCGTACTGGCAACTGGTATGCAATGCCGGCAAAGACCTTGGCATTAACCGTAAAAGACCCCCAGATCGGTATCAGAATCGAAGATACGACAATTAATGGGGATATCACGGACAATGGATGGGTATACCGGGGAGACGAAGTCAGGTTCCGGGTTGACAGCAACCTTGCTGATATCGCTGCCAGAACGGGTGCGATAGAACCTACGGTCACCATCAAAGTACAGGGACCCGATGGCGGTACGTATTCTGCACTTGTAAACAAAGCAGGAGTCCTCACTCCTTTGGATGTCCGTGTTACCACAACCCCCTTCTATACTGTGACTGTCTGGGACACCGGGAGCAGCTCATACGCCCCCGGGACCTATACGATCTGGGCCGAATGCAACGCGAACAGGATGAAAGACAATTACAATATTGCTGGAAAAACCGTTAGTAGTTCAAGACCCCTGCGCGTTCAGGAGCAAAATCCTTTAATCGGTGTCAAGGTCACTACAACAAGCCCGACAACCGGTCCGACGACAATGATTACCACGAAAACTACACCAAAACAGACACTGGTTGTGACAACGAAACCAACAACAATGGTACCAACGACCATGACCACCCCTGTCGACACATTTCAATCTCCTGTTATCCCAATCCCATCCCCAACCCGAACGAAAGCAGCGGGTCTTTGCGATTGGTGTGCTGTTATTGCGGGTATTATCGGTTGTGCGCTTTATGGTGCACGGCGACAGTAA
- a CDS encoding ACT domain-containing protein, producing the protein MDVKKYVVKQISVFSENRPGRLAAIAHALGEEKINILAFSIAEASGFGVVRALVDHPEKAHKKLSSLGFNVAFTDVIAVHMKDKPGGLYEIAKILGDAMINIEYSYAYSGKDGAVLILRVDHVEEAIERISKTGATLIESSVFH; encoded by the coding sequence ATGGATGTAAAAAAATATGTGGTCAAACAGATTTCCGTGTTTTCAGAAAACCGGCCCGGCAGGCTTGCTGCCATCGCTCATGCACTGGGGGAGGAGAAGATCAATATCCTTGCGTTCAGCATCGCTGAAGCAAGCGGTTTCGGGGTTGTCCGAGCGCTCGTCGACCATCCCGAAAAAGCGCATAAGAAACTCTCATCGCTCGGGTTCAACGTTGCATTCACCGATGTTATTGCCGTTCACATGAAGGACAAACCCGGTGGGCTCTACGAGATTGCTAAGATCCTCGGGGATGCAATGATCAACATCGAATATTCATATGCCTATTCAGGGAAAGATGGCGCGGTCCTGATCCTCCGGGTAGACCATGTAGAAGAGGCAATTGAAAGGATTTCAAAAACCGGTGCAACCCTGATCGAGAGTTCGGTCTTCCACTAA